One genomic window of uncultured delta proteobacterium includes the following:
- a CDS encoding Tripartite ATP-independent periplasmic transporter solute receptor, DctP family — protein sequence MKKRVGILMIAALAAVLMVSVAQGKTVFRVNHTLDPTSHYHNGLLYLDKLLKERTKGELSLDVYHSSQLGSERDAIEGVTMGTLEMSLVSSAPLANFTKTFMVFDLPFIVTDREKAYKWMDGPDGQAILKSLEKQNMIGLSIWENGFRMLTNSKLPVKKPADAKGLKIRLMENPVHLATFKTLGAYPTPMPFGELFTALQQKTVDGQENPLVIIYTSKFYEVNKYVSLTGHFYAPAILLINKQVWEKLTPEHRDIMTKSIAEARDWERNFSKNGEAKLIEDLKKGGAEIIEVDKAEWAKTLAPVYKEFESTIGKDVIDSLVKAQK from the coding sequence ATGAAAAAACGCGTTGGCATTCTGATGATCGCGGCACTGGCTGCCGTTCTCATGGTTTCCGTGGCCCAGGGCAAGACCGTTTTTCGCGTCAACCACACCCTTGACCCCACTTCCCATTACCACAACGGTCTTCTCTACCTTGACAAACTTCTGAAAGAAAGAACAAAGGGCGAGCTGTCCCTGGACGTGTATCACTCCTCCCAGCTCGGTTCCGAGCGTGACGCTATTGAAGGCGTGACCATGGGCACCCTGGAAATGTCCCTGGTTTCTTCCGCCCCCCTGGCGAACTTTACCAAGACATTCATGGTGTTCGACCTTCCGTTCATCGTCACTGACCGCGAAAAAGCCTACAAGTGGATGGACGGACCGGACGGCCAGGCTATTCTGAAGTCTCTGGAAAAGCAGAACATGATCGGCCTTTCCATCTGGGAGAACGGTTTCCGCATGCTGACCAACTCCAAACTGCCGGTGAAAAAGCCCGCGGACGCCAAGGGCCTGAAAATCCGCCTGATGGAAAACCCGGTCCACCTCGCCACGTTTAAAACCCTGGGCGCCTACCCGACCCCCATGCCGTTCGGCGAACTGTTCACCGCCCTGCAGCAGAAGACCGTTGACGGGCAGGAAAACCCGCTGGTCATCATCTACACCTCCAAGTTCTACGAAGTGAACAAGTACGTCAGCCTGACCGGCCACTTCTACGCCCCGGCCATTCTGCTTATCAACAAGCAGGTATGGGAAAAGCTGACCCCCGAGCATCGCGACATCATGACCAAATCCATTGCCGAAGCGCGTGACTGGGAACGCAATTTCAGCAAGAACGGCGAAGCGAAGCTCATCGAAGACCTGAAGAAGGGCGGCGCGGAAATTATCGAAGTGGACAAGGCCGAATGGGCCAAGACCCTCGCCCCCGTGTACAAGGAGTTTGAATCCACCATCGGCAAGGACGTCATCGACAGCCTGGTCAAGGCGCAGAAGTAA
- a CDS encoding Iron-containing alcohol dehydrogenase: MANFGTVFASPGFIRVGKGISRSLGELLKPRNVCKVMFVTDPGIAALKLDEPVRKSLEEAGIAVAVYNQVGADPTLDQAKEVIALLTADKPDLVIGFGGGSSIDVAKIAAVMTGNPGGDLRKLVGVNLVPNPGLPTLFIPTTAGTGSEATNISILNDVERQVKLGIVSEFMYAHTVLIDPELTLSLPPRMTSWTGLDALIHAIEAYVSRAATPLTDCLAVRAIELIAKYLRKAYADGANVEAREGMLTASLLAGMAFTNTQCGGAHACAMAAGARYHLAHGLATTLMLPATMEYNLIAAPEKYRHIAEIFGYHTAGLSLYDGAALSVRAVTDLAKSMDFVFGLENYGGAEAHVKEMAPLTLLNARLWNSNPRAVDQAQVEKILLRSFGDWPK; encoded by the coding sequence ATGGCAAATTTCGGCACCGTTTTCGCATCCCCGGGGTTTATCCGGGTAGGCAAGGGCATCAGCCGTTCCCTTGGGGAATTGCTGAAACCCCGCAACGTTTGCAAGGTGATGTTCGTCACGGACCCGGGCATCGCGGCATTGAAGCTCGACGAGCCTGTCCGGAAATCGCTTGAGGAGGCGGGCATCGCCGTCGCCGTGTACAACCAGGTCGGTGCCGATCCCACCCTGGACCAGGCCAAGGAAGTTATCGCGCTCCTTACCGCCGACAAGCCTGATCTGGTCATCGGGTTCGGCGGGGGCAGTTCCATCGACGTCGCCAAGATCGCGGCGGTTATGACCGGCAATCCCGGCGGAGACCTGCGCAAGCTGGTCGGCGTCAACCTTGTTCCCAACCCCGGCTTGCCGACGCTGTTCATCCCCACCACGGCGGGCACGGGGTCGGAAGCGACCAATATCAGCATCCTGAACGACGTGGAACGGCAGGTGAAACTCGGCATTGTGTCCGAATTCATGTACGCCCACACCGTGCTGATCGACCCGGAACTGACGCTGAGCCTGCCGCCGCGCATGACGTCCTGGACCGGGCTTGACGCGTTGATCCACGCCATTGAGGCGTATGTCAGCCGAGCGGCGACCCCCCTGACGGACTGCCTGGCGGTGCGGGCCATCGAGCTGATCGCCAAGTATCTGCGCAAAGCCTATGCGGACGGCGCAAACGTGGAAGCCAGGGAAGGCATGCTTACGGCGAGCCTGCTGGCGGGCATGGCTTTTACCAATACGCAGTGCGGCGGGGCTCATGCCTGCGCCATGGCGGCGGGCGCGCGCTACCACCTGGCGCACGGGCTGGCCACCACGCTTATGCTCCCGGCGACCATGGAATACAACCTGATTGCCGCGCCGGAGAAATACCGGCATATCGCGGAAATTTTCGGCTACCACACGGCGGGGTTGTCTCTGTATGACGGGGCGGCGCTGTCCGTGCGGGCGGTGACGGATCTTGCCAAGAGCATGGATTTCGTTTTCGGCCTGGAAAATTACGGCGGCGCCGAAGCGCATGTGAAAGAAATGGCCCCGCTGACGCTCCTGAACGCGCGCCTCTGGAACAGCAACCCCAGAGCGGTGGACCAGGCGCAGGTGGAAAAAATCCTGCTTCGCAGCTTCGGCGACTGGCCCAAATAG
- the pdxA gene encoding 4-hydroxythreonine-4-phosphate dehydrogenase produces MKPIICVPMGDAAGVGPEILMASMVDPAVRDNACVVAVGHEEILRRAGKAMGVDVAIRRVDENLSGLDEKALNLLHLDNIDLNAFAYGKVSAMCGQAAFDYIKTSVDLAMADKVDALATTAINKESLKAANVPFIGHTEILAGLTNSNDPLTMFQVHDLRIFFLTRHMSLLDACKAVKRERVLDYIRRCTNALRRLGIDNPSLAVAGLNPHSGEHGLFGCEEDAEIVPAIEDARKEGYRVEGPKPADSVFHFALKGAWDAVLSLYHDQGHIASKMVDFERTISLTLGLPFLRTSVDHGTAFDIAGTGKVSAVSMVEAIRLAALYAPNFRKGL; encoded by the coding sequence ATGAAACCGATTATTTGTGTACCGATGGGCGATGCCGCCGGCGTGGGGCCGGAAATTCTCATGGCCTCCATGGTTGACCCGGCGGTCCGTGACAATGCCTGCGTCGTGGCCGTCGGCCATGAGGAAATATTGCGCCGGGCGGGCAAGGCCATGGGCGTGGACGTGGCGATACGCCGGGTTGACGAAAACCTGTCCGGTCTGGACGAGAAGGCGCTCAACCTGCTGCACCTGGACAATATCGACCTGAATGCCTTTGCGTACGGCAAGGTCAGCGCCATGTGCGGCCAGGCCGCGTTTGACTATATTAAAACGTCCGTCGATCTTGCGATGGCGGACAAGGTCGACGCGCTGGCAACAACGGCCATCAACAAGGAATCCTTAAAGGCCGCCAACGTGCCGTTTATCGGCCATACGGAAATTCTGGCCGGACTGACGAACAGCAACGATCCCCTGACCATGTTCCAGGTCCACGACCTGCGGATTTTTTTCCTCACCCGGCACATGTCGCTGCTGGATGCCTGCAAGGCCGTGAAGCGGGAGCGGGTGCTCGATTATATCCGCCGCTGCACGAATGCGCTGCGCCGGCTGGGCATTGACAATCCGAGCCTGGCCGTCGCGGGCCTTAACCCCCACAGCGGGGAGCACGGCCTCTTCGGCTGCGAGGAGGATGCCGAGATCGTGCCCGCGATCGAGGACGCCCGTAAAGAAGGTTACCGGGTGGAGGGCCCGAAACCGGCTGATTCGGTATTCCACTTCGCGCTGAAAGGCGCGTGGGACGCGGTGCTTTCCCTGTATCACGACCAGGGGCACATCGCGTCGAAGATGGTGGATTTTGAACGCACCATTTCGCTCACCCTCGGCCTGCCGTTTTTGCGGACGTCCGTGGACCACGGCACGGCCTTTGACATCGCGGGCACAGGCAAGGTCAGCGCGGTGAGCATGGTGGAGGCGATCCGCCTGGCGGCGCTGTACGCGCCGAATTTCCGCAAGGGTTTGTGA
- a CDS encoding putative Type III effector Hrp-dependent outer (Evidence 3 : Function proposed based on presence of conserved amino acid motif, structural feature or limited homology) → MKIVVVADDLTGANSNGALLTAKGFPSATCLDLEKWDPREFEGYTAVAFTADSRLLNPGEAREKVRKAVSLFAAQKPVVVSKRIDTTLRGNVGAEIEGALAALDAAAGPGGEKAVAVVVPPFPGSGRIAAGGYLIVHGIPLERSPIARDAATPVKSSSTITVIAEQTDLPSGFISLTTVLAGPEAVRAEALRLWREGCRIIVCDGVTNDDIVAVAQGFREMPFPVLAVDPGPFTAELAAVRLASPEVEFVDRVLTIIGSTSELTQRQIETLRLAHKTHIVRVDCEKLLDADRREREIEAAVTALSNPQGANVFGVCTVERPEDVFSMEELSARLGLTPSEISVQINTALAAIAERLLGKPELRIGGLYTSGGEVTVTTIRTLGGTGFSVRDNVIPLAVYGHVLGGSHPGLPMVTKGGFVGDSEGLVQCVEFLFTKIGTQTRQSLG, encoded by the coding sequence ATGAAAATCGTTGTCGTCGCGGACGACCTCACGGGCGCCAACTCCAACGGCGCGCTTCTGACGGCCAAGGGGTTCCCGAGCGCCACCTGTCTTGATCTTGAAAAATGGGATCCGCGGGAGTTCGAGGGCTATACCGCCGTCGCGTTCACCGCGGACAGCAGACTTTTGAACCCCGGGGAAGCCAGGGAAAAGGTCCGCAAGGCCGTCTCTTTGTTCGCCGCGCAAAAGCCGGTGGTCGTCTCCAAACGGATTGACACCACATTGCGGGGCAATGTGGGGGCGGAAATCGAAGGGGCTCTCGCCGCGCTTGACGCGGCAGCCGGGCCCGGCGGCGAAAAGGCCGTGGCCGTCGTGGTGCCGCCGTTTCCCGGCTCGGGCAGAATCGCCGCCGGGGGGTATCTCATCGTTCACGGCATCCCCCTGGAACGCTCGCCCATCGCCCGGGATGCGGCCACTCCGGTCAAATCGTCTTCCACCATCACGGTTATCGCGGAGCAGACCGACCTGCCCAGCGGCTTCATTTCCCTGACGACCGTCCTCGCCGGGCCGGAAGCCGTGCGCGCGGAAGCGCTGCGCCTCTGGCGCGAGGGGTGCCGCATCATCGTTTGCGACGGTGTGACCAACGACGATATCGTGGCGGTGGCCCAGGGATTTCGCGAGATGCCGTTCCCGGTTCTCGCCGTGGACCCCGGTCCGTTCACCGCGGAGCTGGCCGCCGTGCGCCTGGCCTCCCCGGAAGTCGAGTTCGTGGACAGGGTGCTGACCATCATCGGGAGCACCAGCGAATTGACCCAGCGCCAAATTGAAACGCTCCGCCTGGCCCATAAAACCCATATCGTGCGCGTGGATTGCGAAAAACTGCTTGATGCGGACCGGCGGGAGCGGGAGATAGAGGCAGCCGTCACGGCCCTCTCCAACCCGCAAGGCGCCAATGTTTTCGGCGTGTGCACGGTGGAGCGGCCCGAGGACGTGTTTTCCATGGAGGAATTGTCCGCGCGGCTCGGCCTCACGCCGAGCGAAATATCCGTGCAGATCAACACGGCGCTCGCGGCCATAGCGGAGCGGCTGCTGGGTAAACCGGAGCTGCGTATCGGCGGGCTCTACACCTCGGGCGGCGAGGTCACGGTCACAACCATCCGGACTTTGGGCGGAACGGGCTTCAGCGTGCGCGACAACGTCATTCCGCTGGCCGTGTACGGCCATGTTCTGGGCGGCAGCCATCCCGGCCTGCCCATGGTGACCAAGGGCGGCTTTGTGGGCGACAGCGAAGGACTCGTGCAGTGCGTCGAGTTTCTCTTCACCAAAATAGGAACCCAAACCAGACAATCTCTAGGATAG
- a CDS encoding DeoR-family transcriptional regulator: MLPARRRSEMAVFIQQNGGVDTDTLARHFGISVMTARRDLKILEQENMLKRTWGGAVPPHFLSHEIPYASKAATMLEAKKAIAAVAAELVQDESCIMLDAGTTTLELADLLRGRTVTVITPDLQIALLLSSSPTVTVYVTGGWIDPLSRSCNDQSAVDYLSQLSVTQAFIGTNVWDAKHGATTSSTAKMRVKRQMIACAEQAVLLADSSKFGTFSTWAVGELADFSCIISDSGLPRKSRESIATAEGVLRLASFVPEPESTVSKRAEMP; the protein is encoded by the coding sequence ATGCTTCCTGCCAGGCGACGCTCAGAGATGGCTGTTTTCATACAGCAAAACGGCGGCGTGGACACGGATACGCTTGCCAGGCATTTCGGTATATCGGTCATGACCGCCCGGCGTGATCTGAAAATTCTTGAGCAGGAGAACATGCTCAAGCGCACCTGGGGCGGAGCCGTTCCCCCGCATTTTCTCTCCCACGAAATTCCTTACGCCAGTAAAGCCGCGACCATGCTGGAGGCCAAAAAGGCCATTGCCGCCGTGGCTGCCGAGCTCGTTCAGGACGAAAGCTGCATTATGCTCGATGCCGGAACCACGACGCTGGAACTCGCGGACCTGCTCCGCGGCAGAACCGTTACGGTTATCACACCGGATTTACAGATAGCGCTGCTCCTTTCTTCCAGCCCCACCGTCACTGTGTACGTCACGGGCGGGTGGATTGATCCGCTCAGCCGGTCCTGCAACGACCAGAGCGCGGTGGATTATCTTTCGCAACTCAGCGTCACCCAGGCGTTTATCGGGACCAACGTGTGGGATGCCAAGCACGGCGCGACCACCAGCTCCACCGCGAAAATGCGCGTGAAAAGGCAGATGATCGCCTGCGCCGAGCAGGCCGTGCTGCTGGCGGATTCTTCCAAGTTCGGCACGTTCAGCACCTGGGCCGTGGGGGAGCTCGCCGATTTTTCCTGCATCATTTCCGATTCAGGCCTGCCGCGCAAATCGCGCGAGTCCATTGCCACGGCTGAGGGAGTTTTGCGTCTGGCGTCCTTTGTTCCGGAACCGGAAAGTACCGTTTCCAAACGCGCGGAGATGCCATGA
- a CDS encoding conserved membrane hypothetical protein (Evidence 4 : Homologs of previously reported genes of unknown function): MPSELVSIGITITVLLVAVVFFAIGKLRSDIVALCALLCLLLTGVLTPAEALSGFSNNIILTIAGMFIVGGAIVRTGLANMISDRILSVAGTNQNMLFMVFMLITALVGSLVSSTGTVAIMMPIVVSLATSINVSPSRFLMPLAFMASIGGMLTLIGNPPNMVVNDVYVKAGFESLTLFSYLPVGMVCLFFGLFILAPATSAFLARRKHDTVSTKSRGAALFELIEQYDLSQNSYIVSVPHNSPMVGKSLLELGLPDRFGIAVQEIRRTAKNGSSLFTSSKEEQIPPSARTVIQSGDTIYCQGASERITDFAGEMKVRVQGTLKKENGRGKYRFDSVGLCELVIMSAATIVGRTIADSGLREQYGINVLGIHRRNQYILDDLRNQVIQSGDAILVQGTWADLTRLDDKTRHWVVVGRPQEHAAATTRSEKMPLVAATVFLMIGCMATGLLPTVTAVLAGAMVLILGGCFRNIEGAYSSINWETIVMIAAMLPMAIAMEKTGLVGMASEVITQLGRDYGPTAAFAVVYGITSVMNIIISQTPVSLLVAPVAIQIAVDLGCSPLPFLFGVATSACMCFASPFSTPSNALVMSAGRYTFFDYLKIGLPLQVLMGVVMVIALPLLFPF; the protein is encoded by the coding sequence ATGCCGTCCGAACTGGTCTCCATTGGTATTACGATAACGGTACTCCTCGTTGCAGTCGTTTTTTTCGCAATCGGGAAGCTTCGATCCGACATCGTGGCCCTGTGCGCGCTGCTCTGCCTGCTGCTCACCGGCGTGCTTACCCCAGCCGAGGCCCTGAGCGGTTTTTCCAACAACATCATTCTGACCATCGCGGGGATGTTCATCGTCGGCGGCGCCATTGTGCGTACCGGGCTGGCCAACATGATCAGCGACAGAATCCTGTCCGTGGCCGGTACCAACCAGAACATGCTGTTCATGGTTTTTATGCTTATCACCGCTCTGGTCGGCTCGCTGGTCAGCAGCACCGGAACCGTTGCCATCATGATGCCCATCGTCGTGAGCCTGGCGACGTCCATCAACGTCAGCCCCAGCCGCTTTCTGATGCCGCTGGCGTTCATGGCCAGCATCGGCGGCATGCTTACCCTCATCGGCAACCCGCCGAACATGGTGGTGAACGATGTATACGTCAAGGCCGGGTTTGAGTCGCTGACGCTTTTTTCGTACCTGCCCGTGGGCATGGTCTGTTTGTTTTTCGGCCTGTTCATTTTGGCCCCCGCGACGTCCGCCTTTCTCGCCCGCCGCAAGCACGACACCGTCAGTACGAAAAGCAGGGGCGCGGCCCTTTTCGAACTCATTGAACAATACGACCTGTCACAGAACAGCTATATCGTCTCCGTCCCGCACAATTCTCCCATGGTCGGGAAAAGCTTGCTGGAGCTCGGGTTGCCCGACCGCTTCGGGATAGCTGTTCAGGAAATCAGACGGACCGCGAAAAACGGCTCCTCACTCTTTACGAGCAGCAAAGAGGAGCAGATACCCCCCAGCGCCCGTACCGTGATTCAATCGGGTGACACCATCTATTGCCAGGGGGCCAGCGAACGCATCACGGATTTTGCCGGGGAAATGAAGGTCCGCGTGCAGGGAACGCTGAAAAAGGAAAACGGGCGGGGCAAATACCGCTTCGACTCTGTGGGCTTATGTGAACTTGTCATTATGTCGGCGGCCACCATCGTGGGCAGAACCATCGCCGACTCCGGCTTGCGCGAGCAGTACGGCATCAACGTGCTGGGTATTCACCGGCGGAACCAGTACATCCTTGATGATCTGCGAAACCAGGTCATCCAGTCGGGCGACGCCATCCTTGTGCAAGGGACCTGGGCCGACCTGACGCGGCTGGACGACAAAACCCGTCACTGGGTCGTTGTGGGCCGCCCCCAGGAGCATGCTGCCGCCACCACCAGAAGTGAGAAGATGCCCCTGGTGGCCGCCACTGTGTTCTTGATGATCGGCTGCATGGCCACCGGCTTGCTGCCCACGGTGACCGCCGTGCTGGCCGGAGCCATGGTGCTGATTCTCGGCGGATGCTTCCGCAACATTGAAGGCGCGTATTCCTCGATTAACTGGGAAACCATCGTGATGATCGCGGCCATGCTGCCGATGGCCATCGCCATGGAGAAAACCGGGCTGGTCGGCATGGCTTCCGAAGTGATAACGCAACTGGGAAGAGACTACGGCCCCACGGCCGCATTCGCGGTAGTGTACGGCATCACTTCCGTCATGAACATCATCATCAGCCAGACGCCGGTCTCCTTGCTGGTGGCTCCGGTGGCCATTCAAATCGCGGTCGACCTGGGGTGCAGCCCGCTGCCTTTTTTATTCGGTGTGGCGACCTCCGCCTGCATGTGTTTCGCCAGTCCTTTTTCCACCCCCTCCAATGCTCTGGTCATGTCCGCCGGGCGGTACACCTTTTTTGATTACCTGAAAATCGGTTTGCCGTTACAGGTACTTATGGGAGTGGTCATGGTTATTGCCCTGCCGTTGCTTTTTCCTTTTTAG